A section of the Mycobacterium sp. 3519A genome encodes:
- a CDS encoding anti-sigma regulatory factor, with amino-acid sequence MTPRDEVIDVKNSDDIVAARQAGHQLARDLGFSLTDVTMIATAISEIARNITSYAGSGAIRVAVEERDGRTALVVRAEDEGPGIADIERALEDGYSTGRGLGLGLPGARRLMDHLIIDSKPGRGTVVEMWKWIPANA; translated from the coding sequence ATGACTCCGAGAGACGAGGTGATCGACGTCAAGAATTCCGACGATATCGTCGCGGCGCGCCAAGCGGGACATCAGCTGGCGCGCGACCTCGGGTTCTCGCTGACCGATGTCACGATGATCGCCACCGCGATCTCCGAAATCGCCCGCAACATCACGAGTTACGCCGGCTCCGGTGCGATTCGGGTTGCCGTTGAGGAGCGCGACGGCCGCACGGCGCTGGTGGTGCGCGCCGAGGACGAAGGACCTGGCATCGCCGACATCGAGCGGGCGCTGGAGGACGGCTATTCGACCGGCAGGGGGCTTGGCCTCGGGCTGCCCGGTGCGCGACGCCTGATGGACCACTTGATCATCGACTCGAAGCCCGGCCGCGGCACCGTCGTCGAGATGTGGAAGTGGATCCCAGCAAATGCGTAG
- a CDS encoding STAS domain-containing protein translates to MPVPILKQGAILIASVQAALTDSDADRLRHDLMERVSRYRAHGIIVDVTAIDVMDSFAARSLRTIAHMTRLRGADTVIVGLQPEVAFAMVQLGLVFDDMYTALDLEEGLAFLNRQLESRQPTIGRDGAD, encoded by the coding sequence ATGCCTGTCCCCATTCTGAAACAAGGCGCGATCCTGATCGCTTCGGTACAGGCTGCCCTCACCGACTCCGACGCCGACCGGTTGCGCCACGACCTGATGGAGCGGGTGAGCCGCTACCGCGCGCACGGCATCATCGTCGACGTGACCGCCATCGACGTGATGGATTCTTTCGCCGCCAGGTCGCTGCGCACCATCGCGCACATGACAAGGCTGCGCGGAGCGGACACGGTGATCGTCGGCCTGCAACCCGAAGTGGCGTTCGCGATGGTGCAACTCGGCCTCGTCTTCGACGACATGTACACGGCGCTGGATCTCGAAGAGGGGCTCGCGTTCCTCAACCGGCAACTCGAGTCGCGCCAGCCGACGATCGGACGCGACGGTGCCGATTGA
- a CDS encoding STAS domain-containing protein, with translation MSESTTDFPAVPTKLVGEDLLPQLVQHLRQNRTALREEWARRITEAELLTAMSPEEIFSEATTVYDSYVEVLETGSVEALQDYARDLSERIIPRGVETDEVVGIVLLLRDVLARSLFEKYQTDFDLLNRVLDAYEPAANRIANTVAVGFVQERERIIRQQQEAIRELSTPVLQVREQLLILPIIGVLDSQRARQVTEQLLRAIRANRAKVVVIDITGVPTIDSTVANHLVQTVDASGLMGASVIITGLSSDIALTLVTIGLDLSKMNAVGDLQGGIEEAERLLGYEVTRTGDQNG, from the coding sequence ATGTCTGAATCGACCACAGATTTCCCCGCTGTCCCCACCAAGCTCGTCGGCGAGGATCTACTGCCGCAACTCGTCCAGCACCTGCGTCAAAATCGCACCGCCCTGCGCGAGGAATGGGCGCGCCGCATCACCGAGGCCGAACTGCTCACCGCGATGTCGCCGGAGGAGATCTTCTCCGAGGCGACCACCGTGTACGACAGCTACGTCGAGGTGCTGGAGACCGGCAGCGTCGAAGCGCTCCAGGACTATGCGCGCGACCTGTCGGAACGCATCATCCCGCGAGGCGTGGAAACCGACGAGGTGGTCGGCATCGTGCTGTTGCTTCGCGACGTGCTGGCCCGCTCGCTGTTCGAGAAGTACCAGACCGATTTCGACCTGCTCAACCGCGTTCTGGACGCCTACGAACCGGCAGCCAACCGCATCGCGAACACCGTGGCCGTCGGCTTCGTGCAGGAACGCGAGCGCATCATCCGCCAGCAGCAGGAAGCCATCCGCGAGCTGTCCACCCCGGTGCTGCAGGTGCGCGAACAGTTGCTCATCCTGCCGATCATCGGTGTGCTCGACAGCCAGCGCGCCCGCCAGGTCACCGAGCAGTTGCTGCGGGCGATCCGCGCCAACCGCGCGAAGGTGGTCGTCATCGACATCACCGGTGTGCCGACCATCGACTCCACCGTCGCCAACCACCTCGTGCAGACCGTCGACGCGTCGGGTCTGATGGGTGCCAGCGTGATCATCACCGGCCTGTCGTCCGACATCGCCCTGACCCTGGTGACGATCGGGCTGGATCTGTCGAAGATGAACGCGGTCGGCGACCTGCAGGGTGGTATCGAAGAGGCCGAGCGGCTCCTCGGCTACGAGGTGACCCGCACCGGCGACCAGAACGGATGA
- a CDS encoding STAS domain-containing protein: MPADEAIATALAYQNGIAVLRVDGDIDLATVPTLEAAIENALTSKPTGLVIDLTDVGFLASAGLQALVATHNTVSESARFAVVANSAATSRPIQLTGLDQIFDLFPTLDEALTAVQAS; encoded by the coding sequence ATGCCCGCCGACGAAGCGATCGCCACCGCGCTCGCGTACCAGAACGGGATCGCGGTGCTGCGAGTCGACGGCGATATCGACTTGGCCACGGTCCCCACGCTGGAAGCCGCCATCGAGAACGCGCTGACATCGAAGCCGACAGGACTCGTCATCGACCTGACCGACGTCGGATTCCTGGCGTCGGCCGGTCTTCAGGCGTTGGTGGCGACCCACAACACCGTCAGCGAGTCCGCGCGGTTCGCGGTGGTCGCCAACAGCGCGGCCACCAGTCGACCGATTCAGCTCACCGGCCTCGACCAGATCTTCGATCTGTTCCCGACGCTCGACGAGGCGCTGACCGCCGTCCAGGCATCGTAA
- a CDS encoding SpoIIE family protein phosphatase has protein sequence MRRQGQIGPIEWATARRPLPGETVCGDYPIAVDVPGGAALFGVADGLGHGAAAETAALRAEEVVNRCRSEPLDVLLQLCHRSLSDTRGAAVTLARIDFGLRTLSWIGIGNVTADLVAKRPGGAQIRASALLAGGIVGYRIPHALTTHQVPISPGDLLVIATDGILEDHVRDIDFAAPATAIADHILDAYSRESDDALVLTARHRGTLS, from the coding sequence ATGCGTAGACAAGGTCAGATCGGACCCATCGAATGGGCAACGGCGCGCCGCCCGCTGCCCGGCGAGACGGTCTGCGGCGACTACCCGATCGCGGTCGACGTCCCTGGCGGCGCGGCGCTGTTCGGGGTGGCCGACGGGCTGGGCCATGGCGCGGCCGCCGAGACCGCGGCGCTGCGTGCGGAGGAAGTGGTGAACCGTTGTCGCAGTGAACCTCTCGACGTCCTGCTGCAGCTGTGTCATCGCAGCCTCAGCGACACCCGCGGCGCCGCAGTCACTTTGGCGCGCATCGACTTCGGGCTGCGCACGCTGAGCTGGATCGGCATCGGCAACGTGACGGCCGATCTGGTGGCCAAGCGCCCGGGTGGCGCGCAGATCCGGGCGTCCGCGCTGCTGGCAGGCGGCATCGTCGGCTACCGCATCCCGCACGCGCTGACCACCCATCAGGTGCCCATCTCGCCAGGTGACCTGCTGGTCATCGCCACCGACGGCATTCTCGAAGACCACGTCCGGGACATCGACTTCGCCGCACCCGCGACCGCGATCGCCGACCACATCCTCGACGCGTACAGCAGGGAGTCCGACGACGCGCTGGTGCTGACCGCGCGTCACCGGGGCACCTTGTCATGA